One segment of Chionomys nivalis chromosome 1, mChiNiv1.1, whole genome shotgun sequence DNA contains the following:
- the Ppp1r17 gene encoding protein phosphatase 1 regulatory subunit 17, whose product MSTEMVSTEPVPPLELSEDILDKFDPHCSLSDDLSDQFIKDCDLKKKQRKGKNAQATLNVESEQKKPRRKDTPALHIPPFLPGVIPEHLIKRYDVPERVPKGKTGPALHNADMEQKRPRRKDTPALHMPPFVAGLTLLGDESPRVIMEDDEKDGDKLAI is encoded by the exons ATGTCCACTGAGATGGTGTCCACTGAGCCAGTTCCACCTCTGGAGCTTTCAGAAGACATACTGGACAAGTTCGATCCTCACTGCAGCCTCTCAG ATGACCTTTCAGACCAGTTCATTAAGGACTGTGACctcaaaaagaagcaaaggaaggggaagaatgcACAGGCTACTCTGAATGTTGAGTCAGAGCAGAAgaaacccagaaggaaagacacaCCTGCACTGCACATCCCACCTTTCCTACCGG GTGTGATTCCAGAACACTTGATTAAAAGATATGATGTTCCAGAGAGAGTTCCAAAGGGCAAAACAGGCCCAGCTCTTCACAACGCCGACATGGAACagaagaggccaaggagaaaAGACACACCCGCCCTGCACATGCCTCCCTTTGTTGcag GTTTGACTCTGCTTGGAGATGAGAGCCCCAGAGTGATCATGGAAGATGACGAAAAGGACGGTGACAAGCTAGCTATTTAA